The genomic region CCGAGTTCCCTGAAGAACCCACCGAGTCCGGGCGCAGCGTGCCGACCCATCAGGTCTTCGCTGTGTCGGCTCGAAGTGATGCTGATCGTGCCCTCGTCGCTTTCATACGCTGGAGACGGCGTATCGTCAGCGGGTCGTAGTCCAAGGCTTCGGGCACATCGATGAGCCGCCGAAGAATCCCGTAATAGGTTCCCGCGCTCACCCCCAGGTATTCGCGAATGGCACGGTCTTTCGGACCGGGCAGCATCCACCATGAACGTTCGAAATCGAGCA from Gammaproteobacteria bacterium harbors:
- a CDS encoding DUF3263 domain-containing protein, translated to MLSQRDKMVLDFERSWWMLPGPKDRAIREYLGVSAGTYYGILRRLIDVPEALDYDPLTIRRLQRMKATRARSASLRADTAKT